GTGGTGCGCACTGCATGCTCCTCCGGTGAGGAGGGTCCCGCGTGAGCGGGAAGAGCTCGACTCCCTTCGCCGGTGCTAGCCGGAGCAGGTTCGAGGGTCTGCGGCCGATTCCGCACTCTCAGCGCCCGAGCGGCGCTCCCCTGTCGTGTGGCCCCAGGCTAGCGCGGGCGGTAGACGGCGGTGCCGTCGACCTCGTCACGGACCAGCCGGCCGCGGGAGGCGAGCAGGTCGAGGTGGACCATCGTCTCCATCGTGGCCATGGCGCCGTTGAACGCGTCGAGCTCGCTGAACAGGCGCTCGTGGCGGGTCCAGGTCAGCTCGGTGGCGACGTCGTGGGCGGTGCTGCCGTCGGGGCCCACCTTGGCCAGGCACTGCTCGAGCCGGTCGTCGTGGTGGGCCAGCAGCTCGTCGACCCGGGCGTGCGAGCTCGGGGCGACCGGTCCGTGGGCCGGCAGCAGCACCAGGTCGGGCATCTCGCGCACCTTGCGCAGCGAGCCGAGGAACGCTGCGAGCGGGTTGTCGGCGAAGACCAGCTCGAACCCGACCGACGGGGTGATGGTCGGGAGGACGTGGTCACCGGCGAAGAGCACACCGCGCTCGTGGTCGGCGAAGACGAAGTGACCGGCGGTGTGGCCCGGCGTCGGGACCGCGTGGAGCACGCGGTCGCCCAGCTCGATCTGCTGCTCCTCCTCGAGCCAGCGGTCCGGCAGCTCCCACATCGAGATGTCGGGGTCGGCCCCGCGGAACATGTCCTCCCAGCCCGCCGCGACGTCGAACGCCCCGCCCATCCTCAGCCGGGCCACGGTCGGGTCGGCCTCGAGGTCACCGCTGTTGAACAGGTCCAGGGTCGGCTTGTCGCCGACGCCCAGGTCGATGGTCGCGTTGCCGAACTCGCGCCGCACCGTCACGGCCTGCGTGTAGTGGTCGCGGTGCGCGTGGGTGACGAGGAAGCGCGTCACGTCGCGGACGTCGTGGCCGATGCGGCGCAGCCCCTCGCCGAGCAGCTCGCGTCCCACCTCGATCGCCCAGCCGGCGTCGATGCAGGTGAGCCCGCCGGGGGTCTCGAGGACGTAGACGTTGATCGCCCGCAGACCGTCCATCGGCAGCGGCAGCGGGACCCGGTGGACGCCCGGCGCGACCTGCTCGGTGGTCGGCTCGGTCCACTGCCCGCGACCCGCGAAGGGCCTGCCCTCGAGGTCGGTCATCGCGTCGGCGTCGGTGGGGTCGGTCATCCCGCCATCCTGCCCGGTCCGGTCCATCCGGCGCGGGGGTGGTGGCGGATACTCCCCGCATGGCCATGGACCAGCCTCTCCCCGTCGACGACGTGACCCGCGTGCGCCGGGAGCCGCACCGCCAGGTCACCGACCGCGCTGCGCTCCACGCGATCCTGGACGAGGCGCTGATGGCGCACGTGGCCGTCGTACGGGACGGGCTGCCGCTGGTGCTGCCGTTCGCGGTGGCCCGCGACGGCGACACGCTCCTGCTGCACGGGTCGTCGGGGGCCGGTGGTCTGCGTCTGGGGGCGGGCGGCCCGGTGTGCGTGAGCGTCACGCACGTCGACGGCCTGGTGTTCGCGCGGACGACCTTCGAGTCCTCGATGCGCTACCGCTCGGCCGTGGTCCACGGCATCGCCGAGGTCGTGCCCGACGACGACAAGGAGCACGCGCTCGAGGTGCTGTCGGACCACCTCTTCGCCGGGCGTACGGCGGAGGTGCGGCGCCCCTCGCGCAAGGAGCTCGCCGCCACGCTCGTGCTGCGGCTGCCCCTGGACTCGGCCTCGGTGAAGGTGGCCGCCGGGCCGCTCGAGGTCGACCCCGAGGACGTGGAGCCGCGCGAGGTGTGGGCGGGGATCGTGCCCATGGCGCTCACCGCGGGCGAGCCGGTCGCCGGGCCCGACGTGCCGGACGACGTCGCGGTGCCGGGGTCGGTGGTGCGGACCCGGCAGCGGTTCAGCGGCTGACGAGGCCGCGCCCCGTCACCAGGGGCAGGTCGAGGGCGGTCACGAGACCGGGCGGCGCGTCGACCACGGCACCGACGGCGTTGACCAGCCGCATCGCGGTGACGATCATCCCCGAGACGTTGTGGTCGCCGTCCTCCCCGTGGTGGGAGAAGTCGAGGGTCATCATCGGCTCGCCGGTGATCTCGACGCGGTAGCAGCCGTCGCCCGTGGCCGGCTGCGGCCAGTCGGGCCGCTGCTCGGGGTGGGTCCGGGTGACGTGCTCGAGCGCCACCCGCGGGACGCCGTCGACCTTGCCGACCACCTGGAACCGCACCGCGCACCGGGTGCCGGCGGGGACCTCACCGCTGACGGTGGAGTAGTCGCGCTCGGCCTCGGCGAACTCCACCTGCTCCTCGAGCGGCTCGTCGAGGGTCAGGTCGAGCCCCGCCGCGATGATCCGCACGACCGAGCCCCACGCCATCGTGAGGATGCCGCCGGAGAACAGCGGGGGCACCTCGTCCATCGGCTTGCCGAAGCCGTAGAGGGTCTGGTTGACGAACGGCTGGTAGTAGGTCGAGTAGTCGGCGATCTCGTAGCACCGCA
This genomic window from Nocardioides marmoribigeumensis contains:
- a CDS encoding MBL fold metallo-hydrolase; translation: MTDPTDADAMTDLEGRPFAGRGQWTEPTTEQVAPGVHRVPLPLPMDGLRAINVYVLETPGGLTCIDAGWAIEVGRELLGEGLRRIGHDVRDVTRFLVTHAHRDHYTQAVTVRREFGNATIDLGVGDKPTLDLFNSGDLEADPTVARLRMGGAFDVAAGWEDMFRGADPDISMWELPDRWLEEEQQIELGDRVLHAVPTPGHTAGHFVFADHERGVLFAGDHVLPTITPSVGFELVFADNPLAAFLGSLRKVREMPDLVLLPAHGPVAPSSHARVDELLAHHDDRLEQCLAKVGPDGSTAHDVATELTWTRHERLFSELDAFNGAMATMETMVHLDLLASRGRLVRDEVDGTAVYRPR
- a CDS encoding pyridoxamine 5'-phosphate oxidase family protein, with the protein product MAMDQPLPVDDVTRVRREPHRQVTDRAALHAILDEALMAHVAVVRDGLPLVLPFAVARDGDTLLLHGSSGAGGLRLGAGGPVCVSVTHVDGLVFARTTFESSMRYRSAVVHGIAEVVPDDDKEHALEVLSDHLFAGRTAEVRRPSRKELAATLVLRLPLDSASVKVAAGPLEVDPEDVEPREVWAGIVPMALTAGEPVAGPDVPDDVAVPGSVVRTRQRFSG
- a CDS encoding NAD(P)H-dependent amine dehydrogenase family protein, with the protein product MTLRVVEWSTGTVGKHAIAGILAHPDLELVGVWVSSEEKHGKDVGELCGGEPIGLTATMHKDELVALRPDVVVHTAMTDADPFAALTLFEELLAAGIDVVSSGPVFLQWPHGVIPDEMVQGLQDAGERGGASLHVNGIDPGFANDVLPLVMTSLSQRIDQVRCYEIADYSTYYQPFVNQTLYGFGKPMDEVPPLFSGGILTMAWGSVVRIIAAGLDLTLDEPLEEQVEFAEAERDYSTVSGEVPAGTRCAVRFQVVGKVDGVPRVALEHVTRTHPEQRPDWPQPATGDGCYRVEITGEPMMTLDFSHHGEDGDHNVSGMIVTAMRLVNAVGAVVDAPPGLVTALDLPLVTGRGLVSR